One stretch of Oncorhynchus keta strain PuntledgeMale-10-30-2019 chromosome 18, Oket_V2, whole genome shotgun sequence DNA includes these proteins:
- the LOC118397562 gene encoding potassium voltage-gated channel subfamily E member 4-like encodes MFHRSVARKLFIPPQTPLRMEKSHNFTTHQVLPLQRANDASQTDKSNGNAYVYIFIVISFYGVFLVGIMLGYVRSKRREKRRSNVFTRLVHEEEQREWGALKKKHSITMTSFQVSLPFSAGSQDVNEGRVLSSPLACALFSIEQTSVSSLCSSADTRFAIEEESDSGTAEGPDETLKGGSTDNSDDSAEIQILGEEL; translated from the exons ATGTTCCACCGTTCTGTTGCTCG GAAACTTTTCATTCCACCTCAAACTCCACTGAGGATGGAGAAGTCACACAACTTCACAACGCACCAAGTTCTTCCCCTGCAGAGGGCTAATGATGCTTCCCAAACCGACAAAAGCAATGGCAACGCATACGTGTACATTTTCATAGTAATCTCCTTCTATGGAGTTTTCCTCGTTGGTATAATGCTGGGCTATGTTCGCTCCAAAAGGCGGGAGAAGAGAAGGTCGAACGTTTTTACGCGCCTGGTGCACGAGGAGGAGCAGCGGGAATGGGGCGCGCTGAAAAAGAAGCACAGCATCACCATGACCTCATTCCAGGTATCGCTTCCCTTCTCCGCGGGGAGCCAGGATGTCAATGAAGGAAGGGTCCTGAGCTCCCCTCTGGCCTGCGCCCTGTTCTCCATTGAACAAACCAGTGTCAGTTCACTGTGCTCCTCCGCCGACACGCGCTTTGCCATCGAGGAGGAGTCGGACAGCGGGACCGCGGAGGGACCGGACGAGACCCTGAAGGGCGGTTCTACTGACAACAGCGACGACTCCGCAGAGATACAGATACTCGGAGAGGAACTGTGA